CTTCGGAAAAAAGGCCGGACGTTCTTTCTGGTCTCTGGTCTCGCGATCGGGATCGGCGCCGCGGTGGCCATGACCTCGGTGGGCGATGCCATGAACAAAGAGGTCATGCGCGCCCTTGACGAGTTCGGGGCGAACATTCTGGTGCTTCCCGCTTCGGAAGGACTTCCGCTTTCCTATGGGGGCCTCACGGTCTCGGCGGTGAACACCGGCGGACGGGAACTCACGACGAAGGATGTGGCAAGGATACGCACCATCAAGAACAAAGAGAACATCAGCACGATCGCGCCGAAACTGCTGGTCCAGACCGAGATCAAGGGGACAAAGGTGCTCCTGGCCGGAGTGGACTTCAAGGCGGAACAACGGATCAAAAAATGGTGGCGCGTAGCGGCCGGCATGAATCCGCAGGAAAGCGGCGAGGCTTTGATCGGAAAGGACGCTGCCGCCCGGCTTCATCTTGCGCCCGGCGACCGTATTGCCCTTGCTCAGGGGTCGCTCCGGGTATCCGGCGTGCTCGACGGGACGGGTTCCCAGGACGACGGCTTGATATTCGCCGATATCCTGTGGGTACAGAAGACATTTCATAAAGGGACCTCGATAAGCCTGATCGAACTCTCCGCCCTCTGCACCGGCTGTCCCATCGAGGACATGGTGGGTCAGGTGAACAGCGCGCTGCCCGGCGCCAGGGCCGTGGCGGTCAAGGAGACGGTGGAGCTCAAGATGCAGGCCATGCACTACTTCCATTCATTCTCGCTCGGCATCTCGGCGCTGCTCCTGATCGTGGCAGGCATGATCATCTTCTTTGCCATGACCGCGTCGGTCAAGGAGCGGGTGCAGGAGATAGGCCTGTTCCGGGCCATCGGGTTCCGGACCGGACATATTATCCAGGTGCTGCTCACCGAGGCCTTCATCGTGAGCCTGCTCGCCGGGATCGTCGGTTATATAGTCGGGACCATCAGCCCCCGGTTCGTGGCGCCCTATTTGATGAGCGCGTACAACCTCACGTTCGAGTTCGACCCCGTCCGTGCAGCGGGCGCGCTTGCCGCGTCGGTCGGCATCGGGTTGCTGGCGAGCATCTATCCAGCGGTGCGTGCAGGACGGCTCGATCCGGTGGAAGCGTTGAAGGCGCTGTAAATTGGAAATTGAAGATTGGAAATTGGAAATGTAAAATTGTCAACGGTGAAGCCATGGCATTCATAGAACTGAATAATGTTACCAAAATCTTCCATGCCGGTGATGAAGATTATGCCGCGCTCAAGGGCATATCGCTCGGCATCAACACAGGCGAGTTCGTGGCCGTCATGGGGCCTTCAGGCTCTGGGAAAAGCACCCTGCTCTCGCTCATCGGCGGACTCAGCAGGGCGTCCTCGGGTGTCGTGTCCATCGATGATATCGACCTGGGAAGTCTGGGGCCGAACAAGCTGTCGGATTTCAGGCGTGAATATCTTGGCTTCGTGTTCCAGTCCTTCTACCTTGTGCCGTATCTTACGGCGATCGAGAATGTGATGCTGCCGCTCACGATCCAACCCGGTCTGAACGGAACAGCGCGTGATATGGCGCTCGGCGCGCTTGCGCGGGTCGGCCTGGCTGAGAAGGCGGGACGTCTGCCGTCCCAGCTCTCGGGTGGAGAACAGGAACGGGTCGCGATCGCGCGGGCGCTGGTGAACAGGCCGGCGCTTATCCTCGCGGACGAGCCCACCGGCAATCTTGATACGAAAACCGGGAACAAGGTGCTCGACATGCTCGAATCCCTTCACGCGGACGGCCATACGATCGTGATGGTGACGCACAGTGAGGAGAACGCAAAGCGGGCGGGACGGACCATCGAGATCAGGGATGGCGAGGTTGTGTAAAGAGGGTAGTCGATTGGGAATGAAAGAAAGAATAGGCATGAACGGTCGGTGATCCGATCGCGTCGTCGCTCCAACCTTCCAGAAGGATTTCAAAACTCGAACAACAATCCACCCAAATAGGCGGTGCCGCCGAGATCATCTGATGTGGCCTTGTCCTTGACTTTTGTCCGTTCCGCTTCGACAAAGAGATACGTATGGTACACGCCAAAATCCATGGACAGGTTGTTGGCCGCGCCCCGATCGATGCCGTCCAGCAAAAGCTGCAAGCCTCCCCGGACATGATATCCATCAGCCGAGCCGCGCACCTTCTCCTGGTTCTGGATCCTCTCGCGGTAATACATCCTGGTCCAGCCGCCGCCGATATAGGGCACCAGCCATTGATTTTCGCTTATGACGCCGCGCACCAGAACAAAGACATTGACCGGGTAAAGCTCATAGACAACCTCTCCGGACACGGTGCCGTGGTCCGGGGCATAGCCCTGGCCCTTGTCCCTTGCCGTTCCCGCGCCGACCCCGAACTCGACCTGTCGCAGGACCTTGTACGCCAGCGTTCCTTCATACACCGGCATGTCTCTTTTACCGTAGTAGTATGACCAGTTTTCAAGGACCGGGGCGAACCTGCCGCCCTTTAATTCCAGAGACCAGTGGGGACGGACTGGCGATGGTTCCGCGCCATACGCGGCTGCCGGAATAAGAAGAACGAGTAACATCAGTATGATCTTTTGCATTGGGCCCCTCCCGAACCTGAAAGCCTCTTTCTGGAAAAACGATACACAATTATGAGAGCAATGATCACCATGAAGAGGGCAACGACGGCTTTGATGAACAACGAGGTCCCCGTCATAAAGAGCGCCAGGCCGACCGCCGGCATGAGCGCTGTCCTGACCACGGGCTTGTATCCGGGATGCGCGTCCAGCCAGGCCGCGGCAACCGGACCGTGTTCGTAATACCATTGGACGAATGCGCTGCCTGCGCTGTTGGTGAGCAGGTAACGATCGCGGAATGCGCGCAGGGCCTGCACCTCCGGGGCGGAGTAGCAGCCATACGCTGCCGTGGCGATGAAGCAGCCCTGGCGCGAGTTCTGCAGGTTCGGATAGGCAGCGAGGGCCTCGGGATAGTCGATGATAAAATCAGAATGGACGCTTTCCTGAGCATCTCCGAGGGGAACGCTTATTTCCGGGGAATAAGCGCTTTCGTAAGCGATCCCCGGGATCGATGTACCTGTAGCATTTGAGTTCACGGCGGTGACCGCGATAAAGTACGTGGCCTGGGCAATGGCGGAAACCGCGATCTTATATTTTGTATTATTCGTCAGGTCCGGGACGGTATAGGCCGTAGTCACGACGGTTTTATTCAAGGTGGTCGGCGGCGATGGCGTGCCGTCATCGATGTCGCAGTAGACCCGGTAGCCCGTAGCTCCGGGAACAGCATCCCAGCTTAGGGCGAGGCTTCCGTTGAGTGCGGTCACGGAGTTGAGCGCTGGTTTTGTCGGAGTGACGACAGTCGTACTCAGGTTGCTCAACGTCGTGGTCGTAACGGTTACGTTTATCGGGGAAGGGCCTTCCGCTGCATCGGTCCCCGTGTAAACACCGGGAGCCTTTCCGTAATAGATCCGGTAGCCGGTGACCGAGTAGCTCAAATTCGCGTTCCAGGTCAGGGAGGTCGATGTCGATGAAGTGGTTTTGGTTATGTTGGACACCTGCAAAGGGATCGTATCCGCGTTCGCCCCGCCATAGGCGCCGATATCGCATGGTGGGCCTTGGTTTGTGCATCGGTTCGGGTCCCCATTGCCTATACACGGCGATCCGGTTTTGAGATGAACATCCAGGTGCGAGATATCCGAGATATCGACAAAGAGGGGATCAGGATTAGTAATCGTTTGTCTGGGAATAGAGTATGGATCTGTTATCACGCCCTCCCCGGGCGCAGGATTGAAATCGTTGTACGTGATATTACTCTGATTGGTGGGGAACGCGGCGCCGCTGATGTTCACGGTATTGTTAGAAAAAATATTATTCGTGATCTGATTGCTCGCTGAATCCCTGACGACCGCGGTTCCGTTCTGATAGAACGTATTGTTGATGACATTGGTGGAGGCAGAGCCCTGGATCGTTATCGCTGCTCCGCTTGTGCCATAAAATACATTATTGGTAATATTGATGACGGATGAACTGTTTGAAACCACTATTCCCGTAGACGTGTTAATAAAGGAAAAATTTCTAAAACTTGCCGCGGTAGATAAATTGCTTGCAGTGACGACGGGGGCGTTCCCGCTGTTGTTCAGTATGGTCCTGGCGGTTTCTCTGCCTTGAACGATAGAGACTCCGGGTTTTAACGTTATCACTTCGCTATACGTGCCGGGTTCAACAAGGATGGAATAGGTCACTGTTGTCCCGGTATTGTTCGAAATGACATAGTTGGCATTGTCTATTGCCTCCTGTATGGTCCTATAACATGCCGGTGTGGCCGTGGTACTGCACACGGCATCAGCGGCGTTGTTGACGATGATCTGAGTATCCGATGCAAGGAGCGTACGTGGTCCGGCTATTGTGAGGAGAATGAATGCAGCAATGAAGAAAAGGACCGGTCCTGGAGACCTCATAATATAGCTCCTTTGTGTTCGTCAGTAAAAAAATACCCGAATGCGCCGGGAAAGTCAAAGAAAAATCGTTTTTCCCGTATCAAGACCGTACAATCCGCTGAAACAATTCCATTTGTTCTGCGCGACACTACCGTGTTATAATCCGTAAACGCATTTCGTACGATCCACGGTCTTTTTTCAGGAGCACTCTCTATGGCGGCAGTACGGCATATCATCTTCATCTGTCTATTCTCCCTTCTGTTTGCAGGGCAGGTGTCCGCGTTCCAGCCGATGGAGTTCGTGCGTGAGATCGGCGAGGCGGGAAAACAGGCGAAGCAGAGTCAATTCCACGCGCCCCGCGCGTTGGCCGCTCACGGAGATCGCTTGTACGTTGCCGATACCGAAGCCCATCGCATCGTCGTCCTGGACCAGAGCGGCAAGACCGTGCTGTCCTGGGGTTTGAAAGGGAGCAAGCCGGGCCAGTTCAAATATCCCGCAGGGATCGCGATCGACGAGCAGGGCCTCGTCTACGTGGCGGACACCGGCAACAATCGCATCCAGGTGTTCGACGATGGGGGGAAGTGGGTGCGCGGTTTCGGCGCCAGGGGAGACGGCCTCCGTGAGTTCAGCGGCCCGACCGGGATAACCGTTTCCGCGGGCTTTGTCACTATTGCCGATACGGGCAACAGCCGCGTGCAGGTGCTGACCACCGGCGGCATCGCGGTCCGCCAGATCACGGTAAGGACGAAGACCGACGAGATGAAGGCGCCCGTAGGCGTGGCAGTGGATGCGCAGCACAGGATATACGTCATCGACACGGGGACCGATACGGCGCGCGTCTTTGACCCCACGGGTGTTCAGGTCCGCGTCTTTGGTTCGCGAGGGAAAGGGACCGCCGGCCTTGATCGGCCGCAGGGTATTGCCGTGGACAGCCGCGGGTACATTTATATTGCGGACACAGGAAACTACAAGGTCAAAAAATTCGATCCCCGCGGCAAGCTTGTCGGCTCCATTGGCTCCGAGGGCGATGGCCCGGGACGGTTCCGAGAGTTAGCAGGACTGATCGCCGGTTACGAGAACAGGATCTGGGTCCTTGACGCGGCCAGGAACACGGTCCAGGTAATTTCAACTGAAGACGGGGATGCGCCGTTGCTGACACCGTTGTCTCCATTGCCGGGTGTTGCGTTCACTCAGGAGATGCGGGGCGAGGTGGCCGCCATCTCGATCAATAAGAACGCCTGGGGCATGACGGGAGATTCTCTCACGGTTCTTGGCAATTCAGGCGGCGGACGCATCATCGGCTCGCGCGGGAGCGGCCCCGGCTCGTTCAAGAACGCGAGGGGTCTGACCGTGGACGGCCTTGGAAACTTCTGGGTCGCCGATACCGGCAATGACCGGCTGAAGAAGTTCAACAGTGAAGGAAGCCTTCTGCACGTATTCGGAAAATCCGGCAGCGGAGAAGGCGAGTTCCGATCGCCTTCGGGAGTTGCCGTGGGTCCAAAGGGCAACATCGCTGTTGCCGATACCGGGAACAGGCGGGTGCAGGTCTTCAGCTCCAAGGGGATGTTCCTCGGCGCATTTGGAAAAGCGGGAAAATTGGCCGGACAGTTCGGCGAGGTTGTGGACATCGCAACGGATGAGTTCGAGAACCTTTACGTTGCGGACCGGGGAAACGACCGGATCGCGAAATATGACAGCAACGGCGGTCTCATCTGGGAAACGGGGAATACCGGCAGTGAAGAAGGGGAATTCCGGGAACCGGAGAATATCGTCGTATCACCGGACAATGAGGTGTACGTGCTCGACGCGGGGAACTCGCGGGTCCAGGTCTTTGACCGTAATGGAAAATTTCTCAGAAAGTTCGGGAGCGAAGGCTCCGACGCGGGCCAGTTCCGGGAGCCCCGGGGGCTTGCGCTGGAAGAGGGCCTCTGGTTGTATGTCGGCGACCGCGGCAACAAAAGGGCGCAGGTCTTTATCCTCAAACACACGCCGGCAATGCCGAAGGACGTCACGGCACAGGCAAAAATAAATGAAGTGCAGGTGAGCTGGAAGGCAAATACCGAAACCTACCTGGATCAGTATAAGGTCTATCGGGCTGATTCACCAACGGACGCCTTCACGCTCATCGGTACTTCGACCACGACATCCTATCTGGACAAGAACCTGCCGAGCAACCGGTCTTTCTCATACCGCGTGAGCAGCCAGGCCCGGGAGGGTAACGAAAGCGCGCTGTCGGGCGTCGTTTCCGCGGTCACGCCGAAGCTGGTCCCCGCCAGACCGAAACGGGTGAGGGGTGAGGCCTGGGGGAATCAGATCACGATCACGTGGCTGCCGAATCTTGAGCCCTTTGTTACACACTATCAAGTGTACCGTTCCAGAAAGGCGTCGACGGGCTATGAGTTCCTGGCAAAAACGGAAAAGACGATCTTCGATGACGGTCCGCTTGCAAACGATACGCTCTATTACTATCAGATAACGGCCGTCGGCAAGGAGGGCGATGAGAGCGCGCCGGGTGAAGTGGTCGTCGCCTCAACGCCCAGGGCGCTGTTGACGGCCCAGCCCATCGAGATCATCAGGATGGAGACCGGCGAGGTGTTCGCGTCGGCGTATACCTATTATGAGTCCCATCCCCTCGGCAAGGTCGTGATCGTGAATACCGCCGACATTCCGTACCAGAAGGTCAAGGTGAGGTTCTCGACCAGGGATTTCATGGATAATCCGATCGAGACCGAGGTCCCCGAGATCGCTGCAAAGCAGCAGGTCGAAGTCCCGCTCAAACCCGTATTCAATAAGAATATTCTCGAGGTCGCCGAGAATACGCCGCTCCCGTACGAGATCGCGGTCACGTTCTCGCAAGCGGGTGAACCCAGGACCGTGTCCCGGAACTTTCCGCTCACGCTCTATGAACGGCATGCAATGCAATGGGACGACAAGGCAAGGCTCGGCGCTTTCGTGACGCTCACGGACACGATGGTGGCCGATCTCAGCAGGCAGGTTGTGCAGCAGTACGCTGATGCCTACCCCCATCTGCCGCAGACCCTTGTGTACGCCCGGGGCATCTACGAAGCGTTCGGCGTTCTTGGGCTCAAGTATATCGTGGACCCATTGAGCCCGTTCCAGGACTTTTCCACAAGCCCCGCGGACGTGACCTATCTCCAGTATCCACGCGAGACTCTCATGAAGAAGAGCGGGGACTGCGACGACCTTTCGGTCCTCTTTGCCGCCTGCCTGGAGAACATCGGGATAGACACGGCGTTTGTGGACGTGCCGGGCCATATGTTCCTCCTGTTCAACACGGGGGTCGCGGAGGCGGACAAGATCACGCTCGGTCTCCCGAATGAGCTCATCGTGTTCTATCAGGGCACGGTCTGGATTCCCGTGGAGACGACCATGGTGGGAACGTCCTTTACCCGCGCCTGGCAAAAGGGTGCGGAAGAGTATCGCGACTGGGTTGTAAGGAACAAGGCGAACATCATCAACGTTCAGAAGACCTGGGACGAGTTCAAGCCCGTCACGCTTCCCAGATCCGGGGGGACGGTGAAGGTCAAGCGTGGCGAGATCGAAGCGACCTTCAAGGGGGAGCTCGAAGCGCTGGCGAGCCGGCGTCTCGCGTACCTGTCCGCCGCGTATCGTAATGTGCTCAAAAAAACCCCGGATGATCTCGCCACGCTGGGGCAGCTCGGCATTCTCTATGGAGAGAATGGTCTCTTTGCCGAGGCGCTTGAGCAGTTCCAGAAACTGCTGGCACTGGACAAGACCAATGCCCTGGCGCTCAACAATATCGGGAATATCAGCTACCTGCAGGGCAGGCTTGACGATGCGCGTCAGGCCTATGAGGCGGCCCTCAGGTCATCGCCTGGAGAACCGGGGATCATGGTGAACCTGGCCCGTGTTTCACTGCAGGCAGGTAAAAAGGAGTACGCAAAGAGCTTATTCCTGGACGCGGCAGTGATCGACCCGCGGGTGGTTCGGCAGTATGCGGATCTTGCTGCGAGCCTGGGAGTGAAATAAATCAGTGCGGAGTGACGAGTTCCCCCGATTAATATGCTCGAGGGCAGGCTCCGTTCGGAGTGAAAGGCATTCGCAATCCGCAATGAAAAGGGATGTCTCTATGTTCAATAAATTGGCAGCACTTATCATAATAACAGGCTTGTGCTGCACCACGGCCCTGGCCCAGGAACAGAAGGGCTTGTCTCTTGCGGACTGGATCAAGGTGGTCCAGAAGAAGATCGACAAGATCGTACCGAAGAAGATCCAGCCCCTGAGCACCGGCGAAGCAGGCATGCGCGGGATAAAGGAAGATGCATCGGTAAAGCTCTACTGGAAAGGGAAGAAGAGTGAAGAACCGGTCACGGAAGAAGAAATGAAGGAGCTCAAGGCCGTCATCGATCTTATTGGCAAGGATGATCGCGCCGCGGCCATCACGGTCATGGAAAAGTTCCTGACGCAGTATCCCTCCAGCGCGCTGATCCCGGACGCGAAGAAGATGCTGGATCTGCTGAAGATCGAGACGCCTGAAGAGAAGAGATAGCAGGCGGATAAAGGCAAACTTGCCGTCGAGACCGTCACGAACGATCCCAAAACATAGTCCCGTCCTCTTTTTCTCTGGATGTTTCCCCGTCAATCTGCTACTCTTTTGCCCATGACAAAACAACCTGTCTCCCGTAACCCCTGGTCCTTCCTGCCCAAATAAATAACCATGCGATAAAGCTCCAAATCAACCACAAAATATTTGTTAATGTATAATACTTAAGGATTGTTTGTCAATGCATGTTGGAATTATTTACAGAAAATAAAATTATTGTATATATTCTCGCCTATAATAAACACCGCGCATTGATATTTAAAGCTTAATTAAATAATTGCGAATTGACGGGATTATTTACATAGTACTTCATGCCTATAATAATATGTATAATTACAATGTATTATTAAATGGTATGTATATTGCTTCCAAATACTGTTTTATAATGGGATAAAATAACGCGTTCGAACTCCACGTACGGAAATAGTATTACATGTGATGCTCGGGTAACTTGCCAAATTCAAGCCGGCAGATTCCAGGGAACTTCGTAATGTTCAAGCCATACAAGTTGCAACACATGGACACAGGCTGCATGACGATGAAAATCACATCAGCATGAATTTTTTGTACTGGCGAGTGGAATATTGAGTGATGAAGTAGAAATCGATAAATGACAGAAAAGTAGGCCTGATCCTTTTGGTTTCTTATGTACATTACGATTACGAAGACCGTAAAGGATACCGAGTTTAAATTCGATGGAAAAACAGTAACAGATAATTTAGAAATTCATCGTAGATAGCATTGTAAAACAAATAATAAGGGGGGCTTATGAAAAACCGACTTTGGATTGTTGGGATTATCATCGTATTTGTTATTGCAGTCGTACTTGTGTCAGGTCGAAGCGAAGGAGGTGCGAATAACTCCGGACCTGTTGTTTCAACAATTGCAGGGCAAAAAGCGACTAGTGGTTCCAATGATGGAGCTGGGACAGACGCGCATTTCGGCTTTTCAGCCGGGATCACGACAGATGGAACAAACCTTTATGTAACGGACACCTTTAATCATACGATTCGCAAGGTAGTCATCTCGACGGCAGCGGTAACGACATTGGCAGGGACGGCAGGGATTTCCGGTTCCATGGATGGAATAGGTTCAGCCGCCCGCTTCAATTCTCCGCAAGGAATCACCACGGATGGGACAAATCTCTTCGTTGCGGACAC
This DNA window, taken from Nitrospirota bacterium, encodes the following:
- a CDS encoding SMP-30/gluconolactonase/LRE family protein translates to MAAVRHIIFICLFSLLFAGQVSAFQPMEFVREIGEAGKQAKQSQFHAPRALAAHGDRLYVADTEAHRIVVLDQSGKTVLSWGLKGSKPGQFKYPAGIAIDEQGLVYVADTGNNRIQVFDDGGKWVRGFGARGDGLREFSGPTGITVSAGFVTIADTGNSRVQVLTTGGIAVRQITVRTKTDEMKAPVGVAVDAQHRIYVIDTGTDTARVFDPTGVQVRVFGSRGKGTAGLDRPQGIAVDSRGYIYIADTGNYKVKKFDPRGKLVGSIGSEGDGPGRFRELAGLIAGYENRIWVLDAARNTVQVISTEDGDAPLLTPLSPLPGVAFTQEMRGEVAAISINKNAWGMTGDSLTVLGNSGGGRIIGSRGSGPGSFKNARGLTVDGLGNFWVADTGNDRLKKFNSEGSLLHVFGKSGSGEGEFRSPSGVAVGPKGNIAVADTGNRRVQVFSSKGMFLGAFGKAGKLAGQFGEVVDIATDEFENLYVADRGNDRIAKYDSNGGLIWETGNTGSEEGEFREPENIVVSPDNEVYVLDAGNSRVQVFDRNGKFLRKFGSEGSDAGQFREPRGLALEEGLWLYVGDRGNKRAQVFILKHTPAMPKDVTAQAKINEVQVSWKANTETYLDQYKVYRADSPTDAFTLIGTSTTTSYLDKNLPSNRSFSYRVSSQAREGNESALSGVVSAVTPKLVPARPKRVRGEAWGNQITITWLPNLEPFVTHYQVYRSRKASTGYEFLAKTEKTIFDDGPLANDTLYYYQITAVGKEGDESAPGEVVVASTPRALLTAQPIEIIRMETGEVFASAYTYYESHPLGKVVIVNTADIPYQKVKVRFSTRDFMDNPIETEVPEIAAKQQVEVPLKPVFNKNILEVAENTPLPYEIAVTFSQAGEPRTVSRNFPLTLYERHAMQWDDKARLGAFVTLTDTMVADLSRQVVQQYADAYPHLPQTLVYARGIYEAFGVLGLKYIVDPLSPFQDFSTSPADVTYLQYPRETLMKKSGDCDDLSVLFAACLENIGIDTAFVDVPGHMFLLFNTGVAEADKITLGLPNELIVFYQGTVWIPVETTMVGTSFTRAWQKGAEEYRDWVVRNKANIINVQKTWDEFKPVTLPRSGGTVKVKRGEIEATFKGELEALASRRLAYLSAAYRNVLKKTPDDLATLGQLGILYGENGLFAEALEQFQKLLALDKTNALALNNIGNISYLQGRLDDARQAYEAALRSSPGEPGIMVNLARVSLQAGKKEYAKSLFLDAAVIDPRVVRQYADLAASLGVK
- a CDS encoding fibronectin type III domain-containing protein — translated: MRSPGPVLFFIAAFILLTIAGPRTLLASDTQIIVNNAADAVCSTTATPACYRTIQEAIDNANYVISNNTGTTVTYSILVEPGTYSEVITLKPGVSIVQGRETARTILNNSGNAPVVTASNLSTAASFRNFSFINTSTGIVVSNSSSVINITNNVFYGTSGAAITIQGSASTNVINNTFYQNGTAVVRDSASNQITNNIFSNNTVNISGAAFPTNQSNITYNDFNPAPGEGVITDPYSIPRQTITNPDPLFVDISDISHLDVHLKTGSPCIGNGDPNRCTNQGPPCDIGAYGGANADTIPLQVSNITKTTSSTSTSLTWNANLSYSVTGYRIYYGKAPGVYTGTDAAEGPSPINVTVTTTTLSNLSTTVVTPTKPALNSVTALNGSLALSWDAVPGATGYRVYCDIDDGTPSPPTTLNKTVVTTAYTVPDLTNNTKYKIAVSAIAQATYFIAVTAVNSNATGTSIPGIAYESAYSPEISVPLGDAQESVHSDFIIDYPEALAAYPNLQNSRQGCFIATAAYGCYSAPEVQALRAFRDRYLLTNSAGSAFVQWYYEHGPVAAAWLDAHPGYKPVVRTALMPAVGLALFMTGTSLFIKAVVALFMVIIALIIVYRFSRKRLSGSGGAQCKRSY
- a CDS encoding ABC transporter ATP-binding protein, which codes for MAFIELNNVTKIFHAGDEDYAALKGISLGINTGEFVAVMGPSGSGKSTLLSLIGGLSRASSGVVSIDDIDLGSLGPNKLSDFRREYLGFVFQSFYLVPYLTAIENVMLPLTIQPGLNGTARDMALGALARVGLAEKAGRLPSQLSGGEQERVAIARALVNRPALILADEPTGNLDTKTGNKVLDMLESLHADGHTIVMVTHSEENAKRAGRTIEIRDGEVV
- a CDS encoding ABC transporter permease, which produces MKLLDISLNNLLRKKGRTFFLVSGLAIGIGAAVAMTSVGDAMNKEVMRALDEFGANILVLPASEGLPLSYGGLTVSAVNTGGRELTTKDVARIRTIKNKENISTIAPKLLVQTEIKGTKVLLAGVDFKAEQRIKKWWRVAAGMNPQESGEALIGKDAAARLHLAPGDRIALAQGSLRVSGVLDGTGSQDDGLIFADILWVQKTFHKGTSISLIELSALCTGCPIEDMVGQVNSALPGARAVAVKETVELKMQAMHYFHSFSLGISALLLIVAGMIIFFAMTASVKERVQEIGLFRAIGFRTGHIIQVLLTEAFIVSLLAGIVGYIVGTISPRFVAPYLMSAYNLTFEFDPVRAAGALAASVGIGLLASIYPAVRAGRLDPVEALKAL
- a CDS encoding MXAN_2562 family outer membrane beta-barrel protein — encoded protein: MQKIILMLLVLLIPAAAYGAEPSPVRPHWSLELKGGRFAPVLENWSYYYGKRDMPVYEGTLAYKVLRQVEFGVGAGTARDKGQGYAPDHGTVSGEVVYELYPVNVFVLVRGVISENQWLVPYIGGGWTRMYYRERIQNQEKVRGSADGYHVRGGLQLLLDGIDRGAANNLSMDFGVYHTYLFVEAERTKVKDKATSDDLGGTAYLGGLLFEF